Below is a genomic region from Rhododendron vialii isolate Sample 1 chromosome 5a, ASM3025357v1.
CTCAATGTGGCATAACCTTTGAAATTGTATGGGAAATTCCATGCCTTAAACTGCACCCAGTACCAGCATAATGCTGGGTTTATGTAACCATCAAGAGAACAAAATTTCGATTCTTCTTGTAGTCCTGCATAGTTATACCAAGAAAACGAAACAAAATTACCAGGAAACTTTGTAAGAACCACCAATACAGAAGCTGTGAATACTGAAATCccaatgaaaaaatagaaattaagACACAAAGGCGGGAGCGGGGGAATGATAAGAAGATGAAGCAGCAGTCTTTTTGTTTCATCGCTTTCTTGGCTGTAGATGAGGGCTCCCTCCTCGTCGTTATAGTCTAGGTTTACATAGTAAGTTCAATCTCATTATAAGTTACTGAGAGAAATCATCACCATCACAAAAGGTCACtaactttctttccttttctaatGCACATAAGATCACAATCATTTGTTCCCTTCTTCTCCTTATAATTCTTCAAAGAACATCCGAAGGGGTTGGCTTGGTGGAGAACATCTGGGATTTAACTGTGTGACCTGTCATAGGTCTTAGGTTTGAAACCTCTTAGGTGCTACAACTCTTGTGGGGCAGTCCATACAAGCTTTGCCCTAGTTTTAATTGGACTTCCACTAGTGGATGGTGGGATTAGTCCCCATAGATTAATCgcttagtcgaggtgcacgaaAACTTGAACGTAGACCTTGTTATCAGAACAATATTCTTCAAAAGCAAATTCTTCTTTCTGGTCGATGGGATCAATATTTGGATTCTTTGGAACAAACCCACTGCAATTTGACCACCAACTCACCTCGGAATCAATTAGGCCAAGAGTATATACATGTATTTACACATTCAaatacaacaacaataacagaacccatctaCATCCAGTCCTCAATCATTGGGGGCATGGGCGGAGAGGATTGGAGACAAACCTAAACTTTGGCAATAAATGCCCACAGTAGCTATTGTTAGAATACCGCTGAAACAGTGCTCcccctatacctccaagaaccgaggagcaaAAAGGACATTTTGTTGCGGAACCATGTCCCAAAACAAAGCGGAAAGGCATCAGGGAGGACATTCTAGAAACCTAAATCAacttatgtgcacattaccatgcttccttcgtTCAGTCAAGAGCATTGGAAAGCACAATACACACattcaaataccaaaaaaaaaaaaaattcatcattgCAAGAAACATCGTGTGCGACAATGAAAGAGAGAAGCATGAAATTATGCTATTGAAGTTTGATCAAGAAACACATCTTCCACTTGCCAACAACAAACTCATACCCAAGCTCATCAGCATCACAAAATCCAAGTTCATGAGCATAATCGTAACAAATATagaactattttttattttttattttggataaaaaatggCAATCAGTTAGCTCTTCGTCTCAATTTTCAGGCTAGGTAATGCTAAGATTCCAATTCCCAGATATCACAAGCATATATGCATACATACAGACatttttacacacacacacacacacacacacagatacagagagagagagagagagagagagagagagagagagagagaatgtttacAGCAGGAAGTAGAAGCTGAAACTTCAGACAAGAGTGAAGCCCTAACATAGAAGGACCATCGATCGAACTACTCTGAGAATTTAACATAGATCACGTCACACCttggcattttttttccttattcggTAAAAAACACCATACCCAGTTCCAGAGTGAGTTCAACCTCGAACCTACAATAGTAAAGCTTTACTTCTTGAacaaagctatggtacacatgGTATATCGTAtatctaaattatgacaatttgtgatttttattatgacaatttttggttttctaatgcatatttttgaTACTAGTTACGActtctattttaaaatttacctgttgaacaggtcattagcaggttatccatagttaaaaaatattgttattatgtaaccataattatttgtACCAGaaaccataatacttgtaccccaaccaaatatatgtgtacaatatcacaaattaaataatgctatccacaaatgttatgacaacaccataaattgacattatcttaccacaatgagtcgtaccaaattttttttgacacgtatgatattccgtaacaaaatcaaaatatgtcgtaccagaatcaacaattgttatattcaaacaaaatacatgtgtaaaataccacaaattcagtaaaataaccaaatttgttatgacaacacctaaaattgtcatttcttaTCACAACGTATCGtatcaacagaaaaaaaaatatttaaatactacaaattatataacaaatcataattgttatgacaataccataatttGGCATTTTCATGCCCACAACTGTCATAGCaaagaaaattgattaaaatatttcgtaacaagaccaaaataccacaaattcagtaatataaccaaatttgttatatCAAGatcataaattgacgttttcatacccacaacgtgtcatataaaaaaaattcaatcggaatgttcaattaacgataattataattagcaaaataccaaatcacaaattcagtaatataaccaaatttattatgacaatatcataaattgacgttttcatacccaaaACGTGtcgtatgaaaaaaattcaatcggaatgtacaattaacgatagttataatcaacaaaataccaaaccataaattcagtaatataaccaaatttgttatgacaacaccataaattaacgttttcatacccacaacgtgtcgtataaaaaaattcaatcagaatattcagttaacgatagttataatcagcaaaataccataccataactaTACGTCGTTAGcgagtatatttttagaatgatcgatcataACTGTTAGAATATCAAGTCATACGATATTCagtattgtcaccaaaattagataTCGACAATTGCGTAatcgaaaaaatttaatttatccagatacaagaatgaagttgatcgctTATCATTACACCCTTAATCAGACAATTAAAATCTTTTTACTATTGAATTCGGgtgccgatgaaagggctttctaaaccctatcgagccaaaaaattacgtagattatttaatcaacaaatataacGAAATCAATGGTTTTGATCGTTATTATTGTGTCGCGGTTGCAAGTCAACCGTACATTCAGTTACAACTGAGAAATtggttttatatcaaatatattgaatgcacaattctaaatgttcttttggtacgacacattgtggtaagaaaatactaattttttgtgttgtcataacaattatggttatgttatctaatttgtagtattttacaaaagagagagagggagagagagtcaagTAAGAGAGAATAACATATTACCTGCttagccatttttttattttattaattgatttaataaatggatggtccggattattcacttttaaattCAATGGTTAAAAATCATGGTACGTATGGTACACTCCCTAATAagaggtgtgtaccataggactacccttgCTTCTTTTATCTTATTAGAGTACTTTTATAGTACTAATCAAAAGAATCTCATACCTaccgaaaaattattcaatgctacTGGGGTACCACCACGTGGTGACATAGGTTTTTTCTtaaccacacatttttgtgaaATCATCCGAAATTAAGTATGAAGACTTCACAATAATGTATGATGGTGAGAGATTTGGAGTACCTCAACGTGATGTTCCAAGGGCACTTAATAATCCCTCCATACCTGctatcgataaaaaaaaatctgggaGTTTCAggtttaaaaaatatcttttggTTAATAAAGATAAGGCCCTTCATGGACACCTAGGATTTGCCTTGGCTGCCACTGTGACTCACTTGTGGCCGTAAATGAATTGAATCGTTCGTAAACTGTTCGAGGTTCGACTCGGTAAAGGTTCATctgagttcgattcgtctactaaatgaactgCATCTGAACAgaaattttaggctcgtttcataaataaGCCGAACATGAACACAGCAATATTCAGCTCAATTAGGCTCGCGAAACTGAAGTATATGTGTATCATGAggattttatatagttatatagtgaaaattttaaaacttgtaaaAGTCTAAACGTTTgcaattactaaaaatttacttctgtatatgtttttatcattttatatgtatataaacATATTGATGTACATAATGAAAAatttatttgcagttttagaTCAGTATGAGGgtataaaaatatgatattattgaatcgttaaggctcatgaacaagctcgagttcaATCCAAACTTGGGCAAGCTCggttcgagtttggctcgtcataattttcattgagttcggctcgagctcgagttcgctaaaaaacttaataaacGAATCTGAACATTCTAATATTCGTCTCATTTACAGCTCACTCACTCATGTCTAGTAGCCACAACAAGAGGTTAACGAGCTCCGTGGGTGGGTGCGCGGGTATACCCAACGAGGGCTGTCTCCTCGTTTATAAATACGCGTCTGGATTAGCTTACGCGTAACTAACGAAAAATCAGATAGTCGATACGGTAATCCGATCCAATTGGATTCATTGGTCTATTTGAAAATTAAGCACTAACTCACTTGAAACCTTGGAGTTACATCTAAACAGTTAGCTTCTTGTGAGAGATTCTTTACTTAGCTTAAGTGCAGACCTCATAGATTCTCGTACTTTGATGATTCGAGcagctcaatatgatcagaacatgattttaagggtccaaacgagaaattagcaaaaaatatgaccggaaatatcttcatccgagcagttttcattgaacggttcaacaAAAAGCTATTTAAATCAAGCACTTTCCAgttatattttttgctgatttctcacgaagatctttaaaatcacattctgaacacattgaactgtttggatcatcgaaatttgatcgaaaagTAAAGGGAGATCCGCACTTGAGGTCCTTACAAGAAGTTTTCTATACATCTACCAAATACACAACACTCCTAAAAACACCGCAAGTAACCTTAATGAATTGGATTCATGAACGGGTCGGATCGAATatcgaattttgataattaGATTTGGATCTAATTTGGTCCATTAACGGTCTTATTTCCACCAGATTTGAATCTAATTCAGTCCGTTGACAACCATTTCTAACCTGACAAGCTACCTTGAAACCCTTACTTGAGGAGTTGATTTTTCAGACAAGTTGTTTACATGTCGGTATCGGAACAAGCTgataaattgattttagcacttcaCATTTAGCCATTGGTACtccactttttgtcttttttccaCTTGAAATTATAACAATACCCTTTAAAGTGGATGAACACTAACAAGATAAATGATAATTTGGTAATTTCGCataggataaagacaaaaaatggagtgtcaaTAGCTAAATATGGAGTGTCAAAAGCTAGATGCACCGTGCACGAGATTACTTTGTTCAAACCTATGATTTCGACCTAAAAGGAATATTGAAGAATAAAGAGAACAAACAACGCTAAGAGGTGCAAGTTGACATCTTCAAGCCTTGTCGAATTAATACTAGAACCACTCTAACTAGTGTACAGCAATCAAGGCAAAACAAAGCTTCTTCAACAGTGTTTTGTGCAATCTATTGCAACCAAAATCTTGCCCAGAACGATTTCCTTCTCCTCAACAAGTTTTTTCAGTTTTAATCCTTTGTACCATCATTTTGCCGAAACATACCACTTCAACATGTGCTTTTTAGGGGTTAAAGATCGAGTTACAGATCTGGATCCATAATCACACTATAACAAATCTTGCAACCGCCGAAAGTCAATTGGCAGTGTTGAGTTTCTACTTGTTTTCACATGATTACATAACAGATCTTGAACATAATTTTGCCTGCATCACCAATATCCGAGCCAACAGAAGACCATCTCAAAATGTTGGATCACCTTGTACCGGATAACCTGAGACAAACCCAAGGCACAGCTGGAAATATGGGTCAGAGAACAATTGGAAACAGTCACTGGATCTCCGCAGTTCCAATATCTTCAATTGGAAAGTCAATTGGCAGTGTTGAGTTTCTACTGGCTTATGCACAAGGACGCGAAACGAAGACCAGCTTTTCACTATGATACCTGCGGTTCCAATATCTTCAATCCCTCCATTATGGTTTGCAATATTCTCAATTGGTGTTTGCACTTcagtttagaaaaaaaaacgaTGCTTCTGTGTTGTGCTCTGAACTCCCGCTGTAGGGGTATTCAGATATCCATAGTCCTATTGCATCCTCATCTAAAGCCTTACCTGAAAAACTCTGTTATACCAAACCGAGTGAAGGATCATATGAAACAAGTCATACTTCACTGGCTTTTTGTGCCAAAGAAAATGCTGTTGCACCATCTTCACTCTTTGCTGCATGGCGAGGTACTTCTCTTCTGGAACTGAGAGAAGTATACTCCTCAAGTTTGGAATGTCTTTCTCTAAAACAAACACGGAAAACGCCTCCCAATCTAGTACCTCAAAGAATGGTGGCACATAATTATCTGATATGATCACTGGCACACACCCATAGTATATTGCTTCGACAATCCGGGGCGTATGGACTTCATAACCCCTTGCACAGATGCAATACTTGCTGCTTTTCATGTACTCCCTATATTTCGTTTTTCCTTCAATATCACGAGGCATTGGGCCAAATATCTTCATGTCTGGTTCTTTTTTCTCCCAATAATGTAGTAGAATCGGACGAACATAACCATGCATGCCCCCGGCAAAGAAGGCCATAACAGGTCTATCGGAAGGGGGTTTGCCTCCCATATCTTTTTGGGGATCCTGCGAAGTGCGGATATATGTCACCGGAAGAGATACATCCTTGCCTATTCTGAAGCCTCCAGCAACATTGGAATTGCAAAGAGCTCTGATGCAATTCCCCATATTCTCCCTTGTTATCCGAGGTGCCTGCAAAGTCCTGTTTTTCATcagaaaaacagaagaataCACTACACCAACTAAAGTTGAAATTAATACAGATACATTTGGCTCAGGGTTAGTTTTGGGTACAGAATGCCTCAGCCTGTGACCGCTCTAAAATAGAGTGCGACATTGAATACCACAAGGGGACATCCTTCCAAATACTAAATGGTTCAAGTAGAGATGGCGAAACACAGTccgacaagtcttggcatgcAAATGAGTCACCCTTTCTGATGCTTCACAGATTTtcacccctttttttcttttcacagAACAGACAAGACAAAAGAATCATATGCTTTAACTTGATAATTATCAAGCTGATCAATTAGGGTACCAATAGCACCTTTAAGAGATCATATTAGAGTATCACAAACATGGTCAAGATTGAGCTTcagggagaaaagaaaagaaaaagacactTCTTTTATGAAAGGGAACCCCCGGGGAATAGCCAAGACccatagaaaagaaaagaagagattcTGAATCAAGGGATTAGAAGCATACCCAATCATGACAAGCAACAAGAAAATGATCTGCTCCTCTAGCTTTGTTCCAAAACCGATACTTCTTAGCAATAATGCCTGTGTAATTCGTTAGATATTTCTCCAAGTCCTTTTGATGGGCAAATGATTCTTGATGAAGAGCACTCCTTAGCTTTAGTGAACTGAAAGGTAAATAAAATAAGTGAGCTTTTCGGGGGTCCCTTGCAACAAATTGTTTATTTCCTTCCATCAATTTCATGAACCATCCCTCAGAAGCATAGATTCCCCTTAAATGTGGCTGATGAAATACTGGCTTGTCCCCTTCCTTATAGATGTACACTTTGAGCATGCGTTCCATCAGCTCATAGCTCCTACAATTAATACCACGCACCACCATAAATTAGAAGTTCATATCCTACATCTTAGACAAGTACTGTAAtggtttctttttctctttctttttttcacaaaataaacACACGTTTGCTTATGGCAAATCCCCATAAAGGAACCTCAATATGTGTACTTGTTTCATATTTTGAATCTAACATTGATTTTAATTGCTATGTATCCAATTTAGTTAAGTTATATTCCCCATGGAAGAAAAACAATAAGCTTTTTGCTTGTTAAAATGACGACTAAATCTGATGTGCATGTTTTATATAAAAACCAAATCTGACAGTACTATCATGCGAGCAAGCGAACACCGTAATCGGAACATATTTAAGGAAACTAATATGTATTAAAACCATTCAATAGAACTAAAAATATGTTAGTATCAAAAAAGGCTATTCAGAAGTGCTACTGCTTGTAGCATTATCAAGGAGAGGTAGAGGGTGACACTTCCTTCCAATGCTTTCATTAAGAGGATATTTAATTCGACTACACAGTCACTACAATACTTGCCATAGTGCTAGGTCATGATCTCTAAGTGACGAGATGGTACAATTTACCAAGCACTACTTACACATACAATCCTGGAAAACAAGCAATATGAAGTTTTAAAGATGCGACAAGAACATATCCATGTGTAAGATGGACTTGACAGCACATTAAACCCATTGTAAGTGGTAACCACAGATCTGCATTTGTCACACCAGAAAGTCGCGTGGAGGGATTTTTCATTTATAACAAGGAGTATTGAACTGAAAGGACATCTCTTGGCCAGCTGTTTCGGGTAAGTTCCCATGGTGTCAACTGACTCGTGTAGGTATTGTTGGATATACCTCTTTGGCAACAGTTACAACATCATTAGCAATTTCAGCTGTGACATCTGtcctcttttttccctttctaatGCGCTTATTGAGTTTCTTTGGTTTCAAAATTGTATGGGCGAGGCACAGTGAGTTGACCGATATAGCTGACCATGAGGTGATCCAGTAATCTGATCGAATTAGGAAGTGAGGGAATAAAGGATGGAGCCTGTATGACCTTGAACTGCATTGGTATGTGCTAAGCCCAACATCGAGGTAAGATAGAATGAACAGAACCCTTGTTGGCCCATGCAGCTAATTCCCACCTCGGATGTTAGATCCACGGATTTCCAGTTCATAGTATATAAGTAGGATCAACAAACCCAAATGACATCCCTAGATAAGCCGCTTATTGAAAAACCATATTATGCTCGCATCACTAGCAGAATTTTTCGTCCCTGTATCTACACATGAATTTATCTTGGTAATGTACATAACTCCACCTCCTGTATTGTGGTGCCAAAACAATGCAAGTGTTTTTAGGTGTGGTAGAGGAAGCAATGATTCCATACCAATACATCAAAAAGAGTTTCGCGAGTGATCATCTccggacaaaaaaaaaaaacttttcacagttaaaaaaaaacaacaacaaagtgCATGCATACTCTTATTTTTCAGGTTAT
It encodes:
- the LOC131325485 gene encoding probable glycosyltransferase At3g07620 — encoded protein: MELGVQFQRLYRVQIQRLLVVIGIIGFVAVMVQLTVFPYESYALALSLATKGSVFVRVESTTLSNCSQSTCLDVVQKVINDVSESEDKSADETEREGMEKDYEFPSDNDKEMDNSTELDEDGQSHNDVAFGRNLDLDNSVNDNSTTQEMGLKFQLGPRGHVKESGKLSKTSTFSTPGEVNNLSSIESPRLLPTRISTNIIENLDAKSRTPLSSVGGKISSAPNKTQLEETQSKDTNNELLQTSASWSNNSFVAGNSIINKRGMKSTSISQMTILLLRGADASKSMKPHLSSPRDRELQFARSQIENTPIIGNSPELYASLFRNVSMFKRSYELMERMLKVYIYKEGDKPVFHQPHLRGIYASEGWFMKLMEGNKQFVARDPRKAHLFYLPFSSLKLRSALHQESFAHQKDLEKYLTNYTGIIAKKYRFWNKARGADHFLVACHDWAPRITRENMGNCIRALCNSNVAGGFRIGKDVSLPVTYIRTSQDPQKDMGGKPPSDRPVMAFFAGGMHGYVRPILLHYWEKKEPDMKIFGPMPRDIEGKTKYREYMKSSKYCICARGYEVHTPRIVEAIYYGCVPVIISDNYVPPFFEVLDWEAFSVFVLEKDIPNLRSILLSVPEEKYLAMQQRVKMVQQHFLWHKKPVKYDLFHMILHSVWYNRVFQVRL